Within the Beduinella massiliensis genome, the region TTCGCTCTTCAGCGACACGAGCTTCATCACAAAGTAGGCGAGCACCACGTCCATCGCGATGGAGACGAACTTAATCATGTAAAGATAGGAAAAGTCGTTGAAGCGCGACATGACCGCCAGCATGTAGAGGTACGGCGGGTTGTAGTCGCCCAGGTACAGTCCCATCGCGCCCAGGAGGTCTTCCTCCGACATCAGCCAGATCCATTCGCTCAGGAAGATGTCGTAATCGTCGCTCACGTAATCGAGCAGCGAAATCTTTCCCAGCAGCCCCAGGCCCGTGATCAGCGCCGCGAGCATGTACGTCGCCGTGTTGGCCCCGCAGCGCCTCAGCATCGCAAACTGCAGCGTCAGCGCAAGCGCATAGACGAAGGAAAACATGCACGTCACCGTGCGCAGCAGATAAGGCAGGTCGCGCTCGTTATAAGCGTCAAACGTCGCGTAGCGCGCGTGATAGGCAAAATAGGCGAACACCGCCGTCGCCAGCGCAAACAGCACGGCGATCGTCCACCGGCACGGCTTTGCGTCCACACCGCCGCGCAGCTTATCGTCCAGCCAGTCCTTTTTCAGCGTCATCGTCCGTTCATCCTTTGCTCTTTCATTCGATTACAGCCGCTTGCTTTTTTCGCGTTCCTTCCTCAAAATCCCTGCCTCCTGCGAAAAGAGCCCGAAAAATTGCGCATTCTTTTCGCTTGACATCCGCGCTGCGGACGTTTACAGTAAAAAGCGGGCTGTGCCCGCCTCCCTTTCCAAACGGACGCTTCCCCGCGCGCCTGCGCACGCGGCTGCGGCGTGCCATATTTCAAAGCCAATACAATTTGTCAGAAAGCGAGGAACCTGCTTTGCAAAAACGTTCGTTTCTGGGTGAAGAAATTTCGCTGCTGGGCATGGGGTGCATGCGCCTGCCCCGGCTTGAGCCTGAAAAGCCCGCCATCGACTGGACGCGCGCCGGAGAGCTGATCGACCGGGCATACTGCGGCGACGTCAACTATTTCGACACTGCCTACATGTACCACGACGGCGAATCCGAGCGCTTTGTGGGCGAAGCGCTCAGCGCCTATCCGCGTGAGAGCTTCCACGTCGCCACCAAGATGCCCGTCTGGATAGCGAAAAGTCGGGAAGATGTCGAGGCCATCTTTGAAAACCAGCTTAAAAACCTGCGGGTTTCGTACTTCGACTTCTACCTCGTGCACAACATCAGCCACGAACACAAGCCGATGTTCGAGGCGAACGGCGTCTACGACTTCCTGCTGCAAAAGAAGCGCGAGGGCGTCATCCGCCACCTCGGCTTTTCCTGCCACGACACGCCGGAATACATCGATGCCTTCTGCGAGGAGTACCCGGCCTTTGAATTTGCACAGATTCAGCTCAACTATCTGGACTGGACGATGCAGCGGGCGGGCGAAAGCTACGAGGTGCTGCGCCGCCGCGGCATGCCGGTGATCGTCATGGAGCCGGTGCGCGGTGGCCTGCTCGCCAAGCCCTGCGACGCAGCGCAGGAGATTTTGAAGAAAGCCGCCCCGCAGCGCTCCATGGCCTCCTGGGCCGTTCGCTACGCCGCCTCGCTGGACGGCGTCATGACGGTGCTCAGCGGCATGTCCACCGAAGAGCAGGTGGCGGACAATCTCGCAACCCTGAGCGATTTCGCGCCGCTGAGCGACGACGAACGCGCGGCGCTTTCGCGCGCGACCGAGGCCTTTAACGTCTCGAATCTCATCCCCTGCACCTCCTGCCGCTATTGTATGGACTGCCCTAAGGGGGTGGACATCCCCGGCGCGTTCTCCCGCTACAACCTGTACGCCATGTACGGAGACGCAAAGGCCTACAAAGAGAGCCTTGCAAAGCTGGACGAGGCGGCGCGCGAGACGCACTGCGTCGCCTGCGGCAAGTGCAGGCGCAACTGCCCGCAGGGCATCGACATCCCCGCCATGCTGCGAAAGATCCACGAGGTTGCGCAAAGCCTGTAAAGGAAATGGGATATGCCGCCGCAACGCATTGTTGCGGCGGCCGCTTTATCTGTAAAACCGGTAAGTTTCCCCGCTCCCCCTTTGTCCACAATCATGGTATAATCATTGTATTCATAAGAAGAGGAGTCTGATTACGGTGGAAAAAATCACCTGGAAGCGCGCAAATCTGACCGTCACCCGTATGGGCTTTGGCTGTCTGCCCATCCAGCGGCTCGAGACAGGCGACGCGGCTCGCCTCGTCCGCATGGCGTACGACGCCGGCGTCACGTTCTTTGATACCGCCCGCGCCTACAGCGACAGCGAGCACAAGGTTTCGCTGGCGCTCGGCGACGTTCGGGACCGCGTCGTCCTTGCGACCAAGACCGCCGCGAAGACGGCGGACGCATTTTGGAAGGATCTGGACACGAGCCTGCGCACGCTGAACACGTCCTACATTGACGTCTACCAGTTCCACAACCCGGGCTTCGTCCCGCGTCCCGGCGGGGAGGACGGCCTTTACGACGCCGCGCTCAAGGCGAGGGCGGAGGGCAAAATCCGCTTCATCGGCATCACCCAGCACAGCCTGGAGCGCGCAAACGAGGCCGTCGATTCCGGGCTGTACGACACGCTGCAATACCCCTTCAACCACCTGGCCACGGAGGGCGACATCGCCCTCGTGCAAAAGTGCGGTGCAGTGGGCATGGGCTTTATCGCCATGAAGGGGCTTTCCGGCGGTCTCATCACGGACGCGGCGCTTCCGTTCTCCTTCCTGCGCACGTACCCCCACGTCGTTCCGATCTGGGGCATTCAGCGTGAAAGCGAGCTCGCGCAGTTTCTGGCGCTGGAAAAGGAGCCGCCCGTTTGGGACCATGCGCTCCGTACGCGCATTGAAGAGGACCGCCATGCGCTTTCCGGCTCCTTCTGCCGCGGCTGTGGGTACTGCCTGCCCTGTCCCGCGAACATTCCCATCGACACGGCCAACCGCATCACGCAGCTCTTGCAGCGTTCCCCCACCGCCCAATGGCTCACGCCGGAGTGGAAGGAGCGGATGGAGCGCGTCGAAGACTGCGTCCACTGCGGCGTCTGCGCGACGCGCTGTCCGTACGGCCTGAAGCCCTTTGACACGCTGCCCGGACACCTCAGCTATTACCGCGAGCTGTACGCGCAGCAAAAATAAGCCGCCCGGCAGAGAGGATGCCCTTCATGTTTACGCGCTTTCGCGCTTTCTGCAAGACATTGCGCTTTCGTATCATCGCCATCGCAGTGCTCTGCTGGCTCGTCCCCACGCTCGTGCTAGGCGCCTACCTCGGCAGCGTCTTTTTCAGCGCCCTGCGCAGGGAGACGGAAGCGCTGCTCTCCTCTTCCGCAGGGCACGCGCAGCTCATGTGCCTGCAGGAAATCGACCGGCTGCTGGCGCTCGCCCGCGACGTGACGTACGACAACACGCTGGAAAATGCCGAGAGCCTCTATCGGTCGAGCGGAGATTTTACGGACTTTTACAACAAAGGCCGTTCCTACATTCAGCAGAAGTTCACGCGGGAGCGCACGGTCACGTTCGCCACGTTCTTTCTGCTCAGCGCCCCGGACAGGCTCATGTCTACCTCGGATTCGCTCAGCAGCACGCAGGAATTCCTCGCCAACGCGCAGGAGGAGGTCCTCGCGCTGGGGGAGACGCTCGACACGCGCTGCCACTTCGCCTATATAGGCGGCGTCCCTTACCTCGTGCGCAACCTCTACAACAAGCGCATGGAGCGCTTCGGCATGCTGGTGCTGGGCGTCAACATGGACCGCCTGCTCTCCGCATTCCTGGAGGGCGAGCAGATGTGGTCCGGCACGCGGCTTGACCTGCAGCTCGGCGACTACACCTACGTCTACGACGGGGAGCTGCCTGCCGTCACCGTGCAGCAGGGCGAAGGCCTCTACGAGCAGCAGGGGTACATCTACTGTGCGGACGCCGTGCAGCAATACGATTACACGTTCGGCTACCGGGTCAGCGTCGCCAAGTCGGTGGTCTACAGCGAGGTCGAGCAGTTCAGCCGCCTGATGACGGCGCTTCTGCTGCTGCTCGTGCCCATCGCGGGGGCGATTCTGCTCTTCGCGCACCGGCGTATCACCCGGCCCATGGCCCTGCTTTCCCAGGCCACCGGCCGCATGGAGGCGGGCGAACTCGGCGTCACCGTACCCATGCAGGGCTCGGACGAGATCGGCCAGCTCGCGCACTCCTTCAACGCTATGAGCCTTCGCATCCATGAGTTGATCGAAAAGTCTTACAAGGAAGAAATCATCCTCCGCGACGCGCGCATCGAGGCCATGCAAAGCCGCATCAACCCCCACTTCCTCAACAACGCCCTGGAGATGATCAACTGGCAGTCGCGCATGGAGGGCAGCGAGACGATCAGCGCCATGATCGAAGCCCTGAGCGTGCTGCTCAACGCCAGCATGGACAGGTCGGGCGACCGCGTCGTCCCCTTAAGCGACGAACTGAACGTCGCGGACGCGTACTTTTACTTCATCCAACAGCGCTTCGGCCCAAAGCTCACCGCTCAAAAGGAAATCGACACCTCGCTGCTTTCCATTCCCGTGCCGCGCATGGTGGTGCAGGCGCTGCTGGAAAACGCGGTCGAGCACGGGCTGAGCCCCGCGGGCGGCGGTTGGATTCGCCTCGGCGTCTACGCGTTAAACGGCTTTCTTTACATCGACGTGACCAACAACGGCCGGCGCGTCACGAAGGAGGATCAGGAGCGCATCCGCACGCTTCTTACGTACGACGACCGGGACATCCACAGCGAGCACCTAGGCATCCGCAACGTCAGCCAGCGCCTCACGCTCATCTACGGCCCTTCCGCGCGCCTCACCCTCTCGCCGGACGAGCATGGGGACACGCTGGCACGCATCGTCATTCCCCTGGCAAAAGACCCAAAGGAGGAAAAGCCATGATAGGAAAGAAGTCTGCGGCGGGCGCCCTGTTCGCCGCGCGCCTCCTGCTCTGCGCATGCGCCCTGCTCGCCGCGCTTCCCCTTCCCGCGCACGGGGAGGGCGTCACGCTCAGAACCGTCAGCACGTTCACCGGCATCGACGCGGCGGCTGAGACGTATGTAAACCTGCTCAAGTCCTGGGAAGAGGCGACGGGCAACAAGGTCGAGGACAGCTCCTCCAGCGGCGCGGAGGTCTTCAAGGCCGGGGTGCTCAACGACTTCGCCGCGGGCAACGAGGCGGACGTGCTGTTTTTCTTCTCCTGCACGAGCGACAGCCTGCCGATTCTCGGCAAGGTCGTCCCCATCGGGGAAATCAACGCGGCCTATCCCGGCGTGAACCTGCCCGAAGACCCCCTGCTCAGGGAGCGTGACGGGAAGGTCTACGCGATTTCCACGCGCCCTTATTGGGAGGGGCTCTTCTGCAATACCGACCTCTTTGCCCAGGTCGGCGCCGAGCTTCCCACCGATTGGGCGAAGCTGGAGGAGGCCGTCCGCAAGTTTAAGGCCGCCGGCATCACGCCGATCTCCGCTTCCTTCTCGGACATTCCTCATTACATTGCGGACGCGGCGATTCTGAGCGCGTCCAGCCCCGAGGAGTATACCGCCAGTCCGGGCAGTATGGCGGAGCTGCCGGAATCCTGGATACGGGGCACGGAGCTCATCGCCCGCCTCTACGCGATGGGCGCGTTCCCCGCGGACGTCAATGCAACCTCCGAGGCGGTCACCTCGCAGCGCTTCCGCGACAAGGAGGCCGCCATGCAGGTGGACGGCTCCTGGTTTGCCAACGGCATTCCGGAGGCGAATTGGGATTCCACCGTCGTCATCCCCTTCCCGACAACCGGCGAGCGCGCGGACCCGCTCGCCTTTCTGGGCGGCGCGTCCATGGGGTTTTATGTCTCGCGCAAGGCGTGGAACGATCCGGGCAAGCGAGATGCGGCCGTAGACCTGCTCGCTCACCTGACGACCGGCGAAAACGCGGCCGCCCTCTCCGACTTCGCCTTCGGCGGGGAGCTCTACGCCTCGTCCCTGCGCATGATCGAGGCTGGGGAAGGCCACAAGTTCAAGCCGATTCAGGACCGCATGGACCCCCAGGCGCGCTCGATCTGGTTTTCCATGATTCCCTCCGTCGCGGATGGGACGGTCTCTGCCCGGGAAGCGTGGGAGAAAGTCATGGAAGCGAACCCCTTCCCATAAGCTGACAGGGCCATCGTCTTTGGCGTAAATGCGAAATAAACGCACGAAAGATTTGACAGAACATGCCATCAGGCGCTAAACTAGAGGGGGAAACGCGTCCGGCGGTCTGCCCCCGGCGCGAGAGGAGGCGTAGCGAATGTTCAAGGTCGTGCTCGTGGACGACGAACAGATCATTCTGAGCGGTCTTCAGCGTGTCATCGCATGGGAAAAGTACGGATGCGAGGTCGCGGCAACGGCGATGGACGGGCTGGAGGGCGTGCACGTCGTCCGCCGCGAGCGTCCGGACATCCTGCTGACCGACATCAAGATGCCGAACATGGACGGCCTCACGATGATCGCCGCGCTCAAGAGCGAGTTCCCGCACATGCAGATCGCCGTGCTGACGGCCTTCCGCGATTTTGAATACGCCCAGCGCGCCATCCACCTGGGCGTTACGCGCTACCTGCTCAAGCCCAGCAAGATGAACGAACTGGAAGAGGCGATCCTGTGCATGACCGAGCGCCTGCGCGAGCTTTCGCCCCCTGCGGAGGAACCCGCCGCGCCGGAGGAAGCGCCGGGCGACGAGGCGAGCAGCTTCGTGGTGCAGTCCGCCATGGAGTACATCCGGGCGCACTTTACCGAGCACATCCGCCTTTCCGACGTGGCGGACAACGTCTACGTCAGCCAGTGGCATCTGAGCAAGCTCATCAACAAGCACCTGGACAAGACGTTCTTCGACATCCTTAACGCCCTGCGCGTGCAGCGCGCCAAGGAGCTGCTCGCGGAGCCGTCGCTCAAAATCCACGAAATCGCGGAGCTCGTCGGCTTTTCCGACGTGGCGCATTTTTCCAAGACGTTTAAGCGCCTGACGGGCAAATCCCCCGCGCAGTTCCGCCAGTCGGGCATTCATTCGTAATTCATATCCGGCGGACAAGGCCGGGAGAGGAGCATTCATATGCAGGTACAGGTTTACAAAACCGCCGAAAAGGCGTGCCGCGCGGCGGCCATGCTGTTCGCCGCGCAGATCACGAAAAAGCCGGACAGCGTATTGGGACTGGCGACGGGGTCAAGTCCCGTGCCCTGTTACCGCGACCTGGTCGCGATGCACCAACAGGGGCTGCTCGACTTTTCAAAGGTCACCACCTTTAATCTGGACGAGTACTGCGGCATCGACTACGCTAACCCGTGCAGCTACCACGCCTTCATGGACGAAAACCTCTTTCACCACGTAAACGTGCGCCGCGAGGCAATTCACCTGCCGGACGCGGCCGGCGCGGGCGACGGCGGCGCGGCGGGCAGGGCCTACGACGCGGCCATTGAGGCCGCGGGCGGCATCGATCTGCAGCTGCTCGGCATCGGCTGCAACGGGCACATCGGCTTTAACGAGCCCGCCAGCGACTTCACCTACGGCACGCACATCGTCGACCTCGCGGAAAACACCATTCAGGCGAACGCGCGCTTCTTCAAGAGCGAGGCGGAGGTGCCGCGCAAGGCCATCAGCATGGGCATCGGCAACATCATGGCCTGCCGTTCGGTAGTGCTCATCGCGACCGGCGAAAACAAGGCGGACGCGGTCTATCGGTCGGTCCGCGGGCCCGTCGATCCGCAGGTTCCCGCCTCCATCCTGCGCACGCACCCCTCCGTCCTGTTCCTGCTCGACGAGGCGGCGGCGGCGAGGCTGTAACGCGGGACGGGACGATCCCCTGTTCCGAAAATCCCTTTCAGGGATATCGCCCCTGGGAAAGGAGTTTAAAACATGCTCATCCAAAACGGCATCGTCTTCACACAGGGCAGGCTGCGCAAGGACGTCAGCGTGCGCACGGCGGAAGGCGTGATCTGTGAAGCCGGCGCGCTTTCCCCCCGTGCGGGCGAAGAGGTGCTCGATGCAGGCGGCGCTTACGTGCTGCCCGGCTTTGTGGACATTCACATTCACGGATATAAAGCGCACGACTGCATGGAGGGCGAGGAGGCGGTGCGCGCCATGAGCCGGGACCTGGGCGAAACCGGCGTGGCGGCCTTCGTGCCGACGACCATGAGCGCTGGGCGCGAGGATACCCGCGCCGCGCTGGCGGGCATCGAAAAGGTGATGCGGCGCCCGGAGCTTCGCGGCGCGGCGGTGCTCGGCGCGCACATGGAGGCGCCTTACCTGAGCCCCAGATTCAAGGGGGCGCAGGTGGCAGAGTACATGCAGGCCCCCTCGCCCGAGGCGTACGACGCGCTCACCGAGGGCTTTTCCTGCGTGCGCATGATGACGCTCGCCCCGGAGCTCGACGGCGCGCTTTCGCTCATCGCGCACTTCAAGCGCCTCGGCGTCGTCTCCTGCTGCGCGCACTCCGACGCCAAGGCCGCGGACGTGCATGCCGCGGCGGACGCCGGGCTGACGCAGATCACCCACCTGTTCAACGCGCAGTCTCCGCTGCACCACCGCGAACCGGGCGTTCCCGGCGCGGGGCTCTCCGACCCGCGCATCCTCGTGCAGATCATCGCGGACTGCATCCACCTGCACCCGGACGTGCTGCGCATCGCGGCGCTGTGCAAAGGGGCGGACGGGGCGGCCCTCATCACCGACGCCATGATGGCTGCCGGCATGCCCGACGGCAAGTACAGCCTCGGCGGGCAGGACGTCTTCGTGCAGGACGGCGCGGCGCGCCTCGAAAACGGCGCGCTGGCTGGTTCCACCCTTACGATGCACGCGGCTGTCCGAAACATGATCACCCGCTGTGGCCTTGACCCGGAGGCTGTCATCCCCATGGCGACGTCGACCCCTGCCCGCAGCGTAGGCGCCGACGCATACGGCGAAATTGCCGCAGGCAAAGCGGCCAGGTTCGCGCTGATGGACGCGGGATGGAACTTCCTCAGGGCCGTCGGCTGACCCTTTCCCTTCTGCCATGCGGGGCACGGCGAAGCAGCTTTGAAAACCCAAAGCCGCCTCGCCGCCCGTGTGGCTTTTTTATTTCCCGTTTTCCCGTCCGCCGCATAGCCTCGCGCACGCACGGTCAAGCTAAAAGAAAAAAGCGGAGGCTGAAGATGCGCGCGTATTTTGAAGGCTGGTACGTCAAGCAGCAAAGCGAGGACTCGGTTATCGCCTTTATTCCGGCCCTGCATACGACCCCGGACGGACAAAAGGCCGCTTCCCTGCAGATCGTCACGCCGGGCGCGTCCTACTGCGTCCCCTATCCTGACATGGAGCTGGGCGCGGGCCGCCTCTCGCTTCGCATCGGAGAAAACACGTTCACGCGGGAAGGCTGCACGCTTTGCGCGCACGCGAAGGGCGTCGACCTCGAAGGCCGTCTCTCCTTTCAAAGCGTCACCCCGCCGCGCTACGACATCATGGGGCCCTTTCGCTTTTTTCCCCGCATGCAGTGCCGCCACACGGTCATCAGCATGGCGCATCGAGTGAACGGCGGCCTTACCCTCAACGGACGCGCCTACCGCTT harbors:
- a CDS encoding response regulator; the protein is MFKVVLVDDEQIILSGLQRVIAWEKYGCEVAATAMDGLEGVHVVRRERPDILLTDIKMPNMDGLTMIAALKSEFPHMQIAVLTAFRDFEYAQRAIHLGVTRYLLKPSKMNELEEAILCMTERLRELSPPAEEPAAPEEAPGDEASSFVVQSAMEYIRAHFTEHIRLSDVADNVYVSQWHLSKLINKHLDKTFFDILNALRVQRAKELLAEPSLKIHEIAELVGFSDVAHFSKTFKRLTGKSPAQFRQSGIHS
- a CDS encoding aldo/keto reductase; translation: MQKRSFLGEEISLLGMGCMRLPRLEPEKPAIDWTRAGELIDRAYCGDVNYFDTAYMYHDGESERFVGEALSAYPRESFHVATKMPVWIAKSREDVEAIFENQLKNLRVSYFDFYLVHNISHEHKPMFEANGVYDFLLQKKREGVIRHLGFSCHDTPEYIDAFCEEYPAFEFAQIQLNYLDWTMQRAGESYEVLRRRGMPVIVMEPVRGGLLAKPCDAAQEILKKAAPQRSMASWAVRYAASLDGVMTVLSGMSTEEQVADNLATLSDFAPLSDDERAALSRATEAFNVSNLIPCTSCRYCMDCPKGVDIPGAFSRYNLYAMYGDAKAYKESLAKLDEAARETHCVACGKCRRNCPQGIDIPAMLRKIHEVAQSL
- the nagB gene encoding glucosamine-6-phosphate deaminase, whose protein sequence is MQVQVYKTAEKACRAAAMLFAAQITKKPDSVLGLATGSSPVPCYRDLVAMHQQGLLDFSKVTTFNLDEYCGIDYANPCSYHAFMDENLFHHVNVRREAIHLPDAAGAGDGGAAGRAYDAAIEAAGGIDLQLLGIGCNGHIGFNEPASDFTYGTHIVDLAENTIQANARFFKSEAEVPRKAISMGIGNIMACRSVVLIATGENKADAVYRSVRGPVDPQVPASILRTHPSVLFLLDEAAAARL
- a CDS encoding extracellular solute-binding protein, whose protein sequence is MIGKKSAAGALFAARLLLCACALLAALPLPAHGEGVTLRTVSTFTGIDAAAETYVNLLKSWEEATGNKVEDSSSSGAEVFKAGVLNDFAAGNEADVLFFFSCTSDSLPILGKVVPIGEINAAYPGVNLPEDPLLRERDGKVYAISTRPYWEGLFCNTDLFAQVGAELPTDWAKLEEAVRKFKAAGITPISASFSDIPHYIADAAILSASSPEEYTASPGSMAELPESWIRGTELIARLYAMGAFPADVNATSEAVTSQRFRDKEAAMQVDGSWFANGIPEANWDSTVVIPFPTTGERADPLAFLGGASMGFYVSRKAWNDPGKRDAAVDLLAHLTTGENAAALSDFAFGGELYASSLRMIEAGEGHKFKPIQDRMDPQARSIWFSMIPSVADGTVSAREAWEKVMEANPFP
- a CDS encoding aldo/keto reductase gives rise to the protein MEKITWKRANLTVTRMGFGCLPIQRLETGDAARLVRMAYDAGVTFFDTARAYSDSEHKVSLALGDVRDRVVLATKTAAKTADAFWKDLDTSLRTLNTSYIDVYQFHNPGFVPRPGGEDGLYDAALKARAEGKIRFIGITQHSLERANEAVDSGLYDTLQYPFNHLATEGDIALVQKCGAVGMGFIAMKGLSGGLITDAALPFSFLRTYPHVVPIWGIQRESELAQFLALEKEPPVWDHALRTRIEEDRHALSGSFCRGCGYCLPCPANIPIDTANRITQLLQRSPTAQWLTPEWKERMERVEDCVHCGVCATRCPYGLKPFDTLPGHLSYYRELYAQQK
- the nagA gene encoding N-acetylglucosamine-6-phosphate deacetylase; the protein is MLIQNGIVFTQGRLRKDVSVRTAEGVICEAGALSPRAGEEVLDAGGAYVLPGFVDIHIHGYKAHDCMEGEEAVRAMSRDLGETGVAAFVPTTMSAGREDTRAALAGIEKVMRRPELRGAAVLGAHMEAPYLSPRFKGAQVAEYMQAPSPEAYDALTEGFSCVRMMTLAPELDGALSLIAHFKRLGVVSCCAHSDAKAADVHAAADAGLTQITHLFNAQSPLHHREPGVPGAGLSDPRILVQIIADCIHLHPDVLRIAALCKGADGAALITDAMMAAGMPDGKYSLGGQDVFVQDGAARLENGALAGSTLTMHAAVRNMITRCGLDPEAVIPMATSTPARSVGADAYGEIAAGKAARFALMDAGWNFLRAVG
- a CDS encoding sensor histidine kinase, producing the protein MFTRFRAFCKTLRFRIIAIAVLCWLVPTLVLGAYLGSVFFSALRRETEALLSSSAGHAQLMCLQEIDRLLALARDVTYDNTLENAESLYRSSGDFTDFYNKGRSYIQQKFTRERTVTFATFFLLSAPDRLMSTSDSLSSTQEFLANAQEEVLALGETLDTRCHFAYIGGVPYLVRNLYNKRMERFGMLVLGVNMDRLLSAFLEGEQMWSGTRLDLQLGDYTYVYDGELPAVTVQQGEGLYEQQGYIYCADAVQQYDYTFGYRVSVAKSVVYSEVEQFSRLMTALLLLLVPIAGAILLFAHRRITRPMALLSQATGRMEAGELGVTVPMQGSDEIGQLAHSFNAMSLRIHELIEKSYKEEIILRDARIEAMQSRINPHFLNNALEMINWQSRMEGSETISAMIEALSVLLNASMDRSGDRVVPLSDELNVADAYFYFIQQRFGPKLTAQKEIDTSLLSIPVPRMVVQALLENAVEHGLSPAGGGWIRLGVYALNGFLYIDVTNNGRRVTKEDQERIRTLLTYDDRDIHSEHLGIRNVSQRLTLIYGPSARLTLSPDEHGDTLARIVIPLAKDPKEEKP